A genomic window from Candidatus Thiocaldithrix dubininis includes:
- the rpmA gene encoding 50S ribosomal protein L27 has protein sequence MAHKKAGGSTRNGRDSESKRLGVKRFGGQFVLAGNILVRQRGTRFHAGENVGVGKDYTLFAKADGKVVFEHKGLKNRTYVSIQPTEAQA, from the coding sequence ATGGCACATAAGAAGGCAGGCGGTAGTACCCGCAACGGTCGTGACTCCGAATCCAAACGTTTAGGCGTAAAACGTTTCGGTGGTCAATTCGTTTTAGCTGGCAATATTTTAGTTCGTCAACGCGGTACTCGTTTTCACGCTGGCGAAAACGTGGGTGTTGGTAAGGATTATACCTTATTTGCTAAAGCCGATGGTAAAGTCGTTTTTGAGCATAAAGGTCTTAAAAACCGTACATATGTAAGTATTCAACCTACTGAAGCACAAGCTTAA
- the rplU gene encoding 50S ribosomal protein L21: MYAVIVTGGKQYRVAQGDVILVEKLDAEEGASIDFANVLMVGEGDSVQIGAPYVAGSKVTATVQAQTRGEKVRIMKFRRRKHHQKCTGHRQYLTQIEITGISA, from the coding sequence ATGTATGCGGTCATCGTAACCGGCGGTAAACAGTACCGCGTCGCTCAAGGCGATGTCATCTTAGTTGAAAAACTGGATGCAGAAGAAGGCGCTAGCATTGATTTCGCAAATGTCCTGATGGTCGGGGAAGGCGATTCCGTGCAAATCGGTGCGCCTTACGTTGCAGGCAGCAAAGTAACTGCAACCGTGCAAGCCCAGACTCGCGGCGAAAAAGTGCGGATTATGAAGTTCCGCCGCCGTAAGCACCATCAGAAATGTACTGGTCACCGCCAGTATCTGACACAGATCGAAATCACTGGTATCTCAGCATAA